The following are encoded together in the Scomber scombrus chromosome 7, fScoSco1.1, whole genome shotgun sequence genome:
- the LOC133983653 gene encoding synaptotagmin-11-like — MADITELRPSYAMSPVLAGFLGAGVLVLVVVVLVLLWSFCQRRYLRVSGRYKLHGDRYCDAEDPPYKFIHMLKGISIYPESLSGSKRIVRGVRRADRGERDGERGVGPVGRGMVLVDAENNILDMPGQLQMSHLVPPAGATPPHGPARTERALPVRADYCCLDSSSAGSSQTSSKTASPFTPASSEPEPEPGLGAVSITVDYNFPKKALVVTVVGARGLPAVDEQAGSSDPYVKMTILPEKKHRVKTRVLRKTLDPLFDETFTFYGVAYSSLPELTLHFLVLSFDRFARDDVIGEAVVPLKGVDPSTGRVHLSQQITKRNMQCETRGELLASLSYQPVSHRLSVVVLKARHLPKMDITGLSANPYVKVNVFYGRKRIAKKKTHVKKCTLNPVFNESFIYDIPPELLPEISVEFLVVDFDRTTKNEVLGRLLLGLHSPAPTGASHWREVCENPRRQISKWHNLSEY; from the exons CCATGTCTCCGGTCCTGGCGGGCTTCCTGGGAGCAGGAGTTCTGGTTCTGGTGGTGGTGGTTCTGGTCCTGCTTTGGTCTTTCTGTCAGCGTCGTTACCTTCGTGTCTCCGGCCGCTACAAGCTCCACGGCGACCGTTACTGCGACGCCGAGGACCCGCCCTACAAGTTCATCCACATGCTGAAGGGCATCAGCATTTACCCAGAATCCCTCAGCGGCAGCAAGAGGATCGTCCGCGGCGTGCGGCGCGCCGACCGCGGCGAGCGCGACGGTGAGCGTGGCGTGGGCCCGGTGGGCAGAGGCATGGTGCTGGTAGACGCAGAGAACAACATCCTGGATATGCCGGGTCAGCTGCAGATGAGCCACCTGGTCCCCCCCGCCGGCGCCACCCCCCCCCACGGCCCGGCACGGACGGAGCGGGCGCTGCCGGTCCGAGCCGACTACTGCTGCCTGGACAGCAGCTCGGCCGGCAGCAGCCAGACCAGCAGCAAGACCGCCTCGCCCTTCACCCCCGCCTCCTCCGAGCCCGAGCCCGAGCCCGGCCTCGGCGCCGTCAGCATCACCGTGGACTACAACTTCCCCAAGAAGGCCCTGGTGGTCACCGTGGTGGGGGCCCGCGGCCTCCCCGCCGTGGAcgagcaggcggggagttccgacCCCTACGTGAAGATGACCATCCTGCCGGAGAAGAAGCACCGCGTGAAGACCCGGGTCCTGAGGAAGACCCTGGACCCGCTGTTCGACGAGACCTTCACCTTCTACGGCGTCGCCTACAGCTCGCTGCCCGAGCTCACGCTGCACTTCCTGGTCCTCAGCTTCGACCGCTTCGCCCGCGATGATGTCATTGGGGAGGCGGTGGTGCCTCTGAAGGGCGTGGACCCGAGCACGGGCCGAGTCCATCTGAGCCAGCAGATCACCAAGAGGAACATgcag tgtgagACTCGCGGGGAGCTGCTGGCGTCTCTGTCCTACCAGCCGGTGTCTCATCGTCTCAGCGTGGTCGTCCTGAAGGCCCGACACCTCCCCAAGATGGACATCACCGGCCTGTCAGCGA ACCCCTACGTGAAGGTGAACGTCTTCTACGGCCGTAAGCGCATCGCCAAGAAGAAGACCCACGTGAAGAAGTGCACACTGAACCCGGTCTTCAACGAGTCTTTCATCTACGACATTCCGCCCGAGCTGCTGCCCGAGATCTCCGTCGAGTTCCTGGTGGTCGACTTCGACCGCACCACCAAGAACGAGGTCCTCGGCCGCCTGCTGCTCGGCCTGCACAGCCCCGCCCCCACCGGTGCCTCCCACTGGCGGGAAGTCTGCGAGAACCCCCGCCGGCAGATCTCCAAATGGCACAACCTGAGCGAATACTGA